In one Cervus elaphus chromosome 9, mCerEla1.1, whole genome shotgun sequence genomic region, the following are encoded:
- the KISS1R gene encoding kiSS-1 receptor, whose translation MQPLSASGPNASWWAPANTTVCPGCGANTSDGAIPAPWPVDAWLVPLFFGALMLLGLTGNSLVIFVICRHKQMRTVTNFYIANLAVTDLMFLLCCVPFTALLYPLPTWVLGDFMCKFLNYIQQVSVQATCATLTAMSVDRWYVTVFPLRALHRRTPRLALAVSLGIWVGSAVVSAPVFALHRLSSGPRTYCSEAFPSRALERAFALYNLLALYLLPLVTTCACYGAMLRHLGRAAVHPETADGTLQGQLLAERAGALRAKVSRLVAAVVLLFAACWGPIQLFLLLQALGPAGAWHPRSYAAYALKIWAHCMSYCNSALNPLLYAFLGSHFRQAFRRVCPCAPRPLPRPWRPGPSDLATAGQTQLRRLGHARPPRSQAAVVPGCAGCAF comes from the exons ATGCAGCCCTTGTCCGCGTCTGGGCCTAACGCGTCCTGGTGGGCGCCGGCCAATACAACGGTCTGCCCCGGCTGTGGCGCCAACACCTCGGACGGTGCGATCCCTGCGCCTTGGCCCGTGGACGCCTGGCTGGTGCCGCTCTTCTTCGGCGCGCTGATGCTGCTCGGCCTGACAGGGAACTCGCTGGTCATCTTCGTCATCTGCCGCCACAAGCAGATGCGGACGGTGACCAACTTCTACATCG CCAACCTGGCGGTCACGGACTTAATGTTCCTGCTGTGCTGCGTGCCGTTCACCGCTCTGCTCTACCCGCTGCCCACCTGGGTGCTGGGCGACTTCATGTGCAAGTTTCTCAACTACATCCAGCAG GTCTCGGTGCAGGCCACGTGCGCCACCCTGACCGCCATGAGCGTGGACCGCTGGTACGTGACAGTGTTCCCGCTGCGCGCCCTGCACCGCCGCACGCCCCGCCTGGCGCTGGCAGTCAGCCTCGGCATCTGGGTGG GCTCGGCTGTCGTGTCGGCGCCGGTGTTCGCCCTACATCGCCTGTCGTCCGGACCGCGCACCTACTGCAGCGAGGCCTTCCCCAGCCGCGCCCTCGAGCGAGCCTTCGCGCTCTACAACCTGCTGGCGCTCTACCTGCTGCCGCTGGTCACCACCTGTGCCTGCTACGGGGCCATGCTACGTCACTTGGGCCGGGCTGCCGTGCACCCAGAGACCGCCGACGGCACCCTGCAG GGGCAGCTGCTGGCGGAGCGGGCGGGTGCCCTGCGGGCCAAGGTCTCGCGGCTGGTGGCGGCCGTGGTCCTGCTCTTCGCTGCCTGCTGGGGCCCCATCCAGCTGTTCCTGCTGCTGCAGGCGCTGGGCCCGGCCGGCGCCTGGCATCCGCGCAGTTACGCCGCCTACGCGCTCAAGATCTGGGCACACTGCATGTCCTACTGCAACTCGGCGCTGAACCCACTGCTCTACGCCTTCCTGGGCTCCCACTTCCGCCAGGCCTTCCGCCGCGTCTGCCCCTGCGCTCCCCGGCCGCTCCCGCGGCCCTGGCGGCCCGGACCCTCGGACCTCGCGACCGCCGGCCAAACCCAGCTGCGACGCCTGGGCCACGCCAGGCCCCCCCGAAGTCAGGCAGCGGTAGTCCCAGGCTGCGCAGGCTGTGCGTTCTGA